One region of Armigeres subalbatus isolate Guangzhou_Male chromosome 3, GZ_Asu_2, whole genome shotgun sequence genomic DNA includes:
- the LOC134220616 gene encoding uncharacterized protein LOC134220616 → MLILTILIPLSIMKTTQTQTIQIQDLSNNPGLLTIKTGQSLIINSYDRLYHEVDLTQYGNVLVQVERIISGLRTFQSFHDITELLTRKFQDVSKLYYNLLPHRRARRGAFNLLGSGIKLITGNLDENDLIEINHDIQNLKSKSQSLIKQNNVQVAINERIEKQLNEMTESFNKHQNAIVKELVKAKNNRLENHNVTLLMQTFKISYHLDQIEDFLESVFETIQLAKLKIIPRNFLYKSELKLIKDKLEEQHVEFINTDQVYELLDIISVFKDKTLYFIILIPQLEPSSFNQLLLEPVPINGRTMKIPTTSALFGINSTFFIKRDCRAIETNTLCNRNDLKDVSTDNCFSKILRGYPVSFQCSLLPHTSLSGDVQQPFQ, encoded by the exons ATGCTGATCTTAACCATCCTAATTCCACTGTCCATTATGAAGACCACGCAGACGCAGACTATACAAATACAGGACCTTTCGAACAACCCAGGACTACTGACGATAAAAACAGGACAAAGCCTCATCATTAATAGTTACGACAGACTATACCACGAAGTCGACCTTACCCAATACGGTAATGTATTGGTACAAGTtgaaagaattatttcaggccTAAGAACTTTTCAGTCCTTTCACGATATAACAGAATTACTGACGAGAAAATTTCAAGATGTTTCAAAATTGTACTATAACCTTTTACCACATAGAAGAGCTAGAAGAGGTGCATTTAATTTGTTAGGATCAGGTATCAAATTGATTACAGGGAATCTTGATGAAAACGACCTTATAGAAATAAATCATGATATTCAAAACTTGAAATCAAAAAGCCAATCATTAATTAAACAGAATAACGTACAGGTAGCCATCAATGAAAGGATTGAAAAGCAACTAAACGAGATGACAGAAAGCTTCAACAAACACCAAAATGCAATTGTAAAAGAACTTGTAAAAGCTAAAAATAATAGATTAGAGAACCACAATGTAACCCTTCTCATGcaaacattcaaaatttcataCCATTTAGATCAAATTGAGGACTTCTTAGAATCAGTATTTGAAACTATTCAACTTGCTAAACTGAAAATTATTCCCAGAAACTTTCTATATAAGAGCGAGCTTAAACTTATCAAGGACAAATTAGAAGAACAACACGTAGAGTTCATTAATACAGATCAGGTTTACGAGCTTTTAGATATCATATCAGTCTTCAAAGACAAAACATTATATTTCATCATACTCATACCCCAACTAGAACCTTCCAGCTTCAACCAACTACTCTTAGAGCCAGTACCTATCAACGGTAGAACGATGAAGATACCTACAACATCAGCACTATTCGGAATAAACTCAACGTTTTTCATCAAAAGGGATTGTCGAGCAATCGAAACAAACACTTTATGCAACCGGAACGACCTCAAGGATGTTTCCACAGATAACtgcttttcaaaaattctaagaGGATACCCAG TATCCTTTCAGTGCTCCTTGTTACCTCATACATCATTATCAGGAGACGTTCAACAACCATTCCAATAA